TGGCAGGCGTAGTGGGTACGGTATGCACTAGACCAGAGTCTGCATCCACCCCAAGGTGGGCCTTCATGCCGAAGTGCCAATTATTCCCCTTCCTCGTTTGATGCATCTCAGATCCCGCTTGCTGTCGCTATTTTTGGTGGAGCTAGGCGCCGCAAAAAGGGTGGCATCGACGATTGTACCTTGGGGCATTAGTAACCCTTGTTCACTGAGATGCGCGTTCATTTCAGCGAGCAGGCTGTGCGGGTCAGATTATAAATTTCCAGTCGACGGCGAAATTTCAGAACGGTCGTTGCATCGGGCACGGATTCGCAGCCTAGGTCGATGCCCACGAAATCACATAGAGGCTGGCTGTCATACAGCACATCTTCAAATGCCTCATCCGCTAGCGCATACCATTGCTGGATGAAGTAAAGCCGTAATAACATGCGTTCCAGTCCCATCGGCGGACGACCTCGTAGACCCTCAGGATAGAACGGTTCGAGCGCTCCAAGCAGGCGGGTCCAGGGCACCAGCGTATTCATGCTTGTGAGGAATTTCTCTCGGCGAGTGATCTCCTTTTTACTCGCATACTCTGCACTCGAAAACGACATCTGTTTGATTGCATTCTATTCATTTAATGGGGAGGAATCATACCAAAATCGTAGCAGGCTCCTCTTCATTAGGGGAGGCGCTCATTACATTCCGTAGCGGCCCGTTCAAAAGCAACGCCTAACCGTTGTAAAGCGACTTCTAACGCTAAATTGGTCATCTGCGTCTTTGCCGCGCCAGCAATTTTGCCATCCGACGCAATCCGATCGACGACGAGCGCACACCGCAGCCCATCGCCGTTAAAATATCTGATACTGCACCAAACGGCCCATCAATATTTATAAAAAAACCTTGCCTCTATAATTATACCTACTCTGGATTATTTACAAACTTTAACATTTCTGTGTGTAAGTGGCTTTTCATTTCCTGTGGAAGATTTAATTTGTTTATAAGAGAGGTGAATCCAGGCAGCTCTCCAGTCAAGTAAATCTCTTCAAACCCGGAAATATCACCTTCATTTTTATCGAGTAAAATCTCCAATATTTCCTGATCATTTATATAACTACTATCACGCGCTTCATTTAAAATTTTAGCAAACAATTCTATTTTATCATCGTTATTTCCATTTACAATGAGAGGCAGCAACGCTAGTTCATTAGAACCAGTAGGAATCAATATATTTTTTATATGAGATGGCTCTATCATCCCTTTTTCATGACATTTTTTTAACACTTCCCAAAATTCTTCCACGCTTTGGATATTTCCTGCATCAAATCCCATATGAAGCGCTGGAACTTCAGATTCATTCCTTGAAGCCAACAATCTTCCAATATCGTCCTGTTCAATATTAGATTTCTTATATTGAACATGCAAAATATTAAAATAATTTTCTATCAGATTATGACTATTATTAGAGCGTAATGCATAATATAATCCTGATTCTCCTTTTCCGTTACTTGCTTCTAATAATTTTAATCTTGTTTCCATATTTGGAGATTTATCAACCGCCTCTTCTAATTGATTGAGTGACAAATTAGAGCTAAATAGGCAATGTGCCCACATGGGGTTATTTTTTTCGTTTTCAGAAAGAAATATTTTATGCTTTCGTGTTTTATCTTCGATTTGTGACATTGGATCCATAGGATTTTCAAAAGCACCTTTAGGAACAAGTTGAAGTAATGAACATTCCTCTTTACCATTTCCATAATAAGTACGAATGCTTTCTTCTTGCATCAAATCATTTATACCCATACCTCCCAATTTATCAAAATTATCCATTATAATTCTTTTATGGGTGAGAGTATCATTCGGGTCGTAAAATTCTATAATATATTGCTTAGGTTTAATATGCGTTGCATTTTTTGTTGAGAGACTAATTGCCATAACATGATTTCCGGATACCATTAGCATCTGTTTAGGGGAATCTGGAGTTATATCAGGGAATTGGTCTTTTAAAAATTCTTCCCATTGTGTGTGGCCAACCACATAATTCTCTGTAGCTTCATTTACAATCTTATTATAGCCAATTTCATGTTCCAACGTTATCTCGCTTTCTATTCCACCTTCACTTAAATGAAAATATCTATTATCTGATTTTCTTTCATATAGCTGCCCCCCAGATTCTTTCTCTTCAATATGCCCTTGCTCGAGTATAATTTCATTATATGCCAGGTGCCTACAAGCAATTTCAAAACTATTTTCTTTGGATTTATGCAGCAGATTCAAATTATTTTTTAAAATACCTTTTGTATTCTCATTTTCTTTGAAAGTGGCAGAAAGGTAAAAGTGTCTCATCGCTGTTCCTTTTACATCTTTTCCGCTATCGTCAAAGATGACTGGAAGTTTTTCATCTCGTTTGCTATCATAATAGACTCGGGTTTTCGGTTTAACGCTAACTTTTTTTATACTCTCGCCACTTAGTTTAAGTTCCCGCACGTTAAGGTTCCTCAGGTCAATATGCTCTATTTTTGCATCTTTAATCTTTAGGCGATTAAGAGATTCGATTGACTGTATTCCATCGGGTAATTTTTGTAATTTTGGAGGCAATGTGAGTGATTTGATTCCTTCTAGTGCCCCCCATAATTCCTTTGGTACAGACTGAACAGCCTCAGCATCGCAATTTTTCAAATTTAATTTGTGTTTCCCGACTAAAGAATTTTCTATCGCTGTTTTAATTTGCGTTTTTTTTTCGTCTTTTTCATCTTGACAATAATTACTTAGAGCAGCTTCAATCAATTTTAGGTTCATGGTAGAACATCCTTAAATTTAGAGATTTAAAATAATGAACTTTTCTTTCTTTATCTTGTCATATAGTAAATAACTTATTTTTTAACCATGAAGCTTTTATGCGAAGTTAGATATTAAATTACGAAGCAATATTTATAGTGCAAATGCTCAGCTCTCCCCGATAAAAAAATATATATTTAAGCAACCAAATTCAAATACACCCAAAGGATTAAAATGATTATAAATCGCGTTCCAAATGAAATTCTTTTTAAAATTATTCAACATTTACCAATTAAAGAACTTAGCTCTATTGAATTGGTCTCCAAAAAATTTAAAGCGATAGTTGACGATGATTTAATTTGGAAAAATTTAATAAAGCAAAATTATTTATCAAAGAATAAAGATCAGGCGAAAAATATTTTTATGAATAATTTTTCTGCCAGAAAATTTGAATACGTTCAATCTGATGAAAAAGGAGATATATTTTTCATCAGATTGAACAATCTACCTGAAAATCAATTAATAGAAGAAGCAATAAGCGATAGTAAAATTGCTGAATTCATATTAGATAATGAATATTTTTATAATAAAATTTTACTGAGTGAAAATTCAGGATGTATGTTAACAAAAATCGCCATTTCTAATCCCATCTCTGCAAAAACAATATTAAATAATCCAATATTTTATAGAAAAATTTTGGAAAACAATATTGCCAGCAAAAATCTTTTCGATATTTTAATCCATCAACCGGAAGCAGCTTTAATTATTTTTAAAACAAAGGAACTCCATCAAAAAATAACCAATCAAAATTATTTGATTTTAAAATTAAAAGAAATAGCACTCACTCAAAAAGAAGTGGCTATACTTATTTTTAGCAACGAAGAGCTATATAGTAAATTTTTTATTAACTCTTATTCCATTAACGACTTAAGGAAAATTGCTCTTACTTATTACGAAGACATATCTGTAGTTATTAATAATAAAGAAGAATTATGTAAGCTACTTGAGATAACCTACGACAAAGTTTTGCAAGAAATATGCAACCGCTATGGAAGAAGAAGTTTAGAGTTGGCGTATAAGCGAGAACTTCTAAAAGAATTAAGAGGCTCTAGAATAGGAAGATGATACTGGCCACCTATTGCACATAGCTGCGCTCCAATCCTTAAAAAACGCTGGTTTAATCGAGATATTGGCCGAGGTAATGTGTATTGCCGCTAACAAATGGTAAAGAAAACAAGCGCATCAGAATGAATGAGGCGCCCCAGGCTTTTGCAAGATTACTTTTGATTCTGGTGGTCGCCCATAGTTGTCGGCTGTGAACTGCGATTAGATTAGGGTCTGCAAAAAATAGATAGAAACAGAAATTAAACCGCCACGTTTGCGTTACCTCCAAGGCACCTGTTTTCTGTTAGTGAAAAATGATGAGTTCGATTGAATGGTAA
The Mycoavidus cysteinexigens genome window above contains:
- a CDS encoding ShET2/EspL2 family type III secretion system effector toxin, encoding MNLKLIEAALSNYCQDEKDEKKTQIKTAIENSLVGKHKLNLKNCDAEAVQSVPKELWGALEGIKSLTLPPKLQKLPDGIQSIESLNRLKIKDAKIEHIDLRNLNVRELKLSGESIKKVSVKPKTRVYYDSKRDEKLPVIFDDSGKDVKGTAMRHFYLSATFKENENTKGILKNNLNLLHKSKENSFEIACRHLAYNEIILEQGHIEEKESGGQLYERKSDNRYFHLSEGGIESEITLEHEIGYNKIVNEATENYVVGHTQWEEFLKDQFPDITPDSPKQMLMVSGNHVMAISLSTKNATHIKPKQYIIEFYDPNDTLTHKRIIMDNFDKLGGMGINDLMQEESIRTYYGNGKEECSLLQLVPKGAFENPMDPMSQIEDKTRKHKIFLSENEKNNPMWAHCLFSSNLSLNQLEEAVDKSPNMETRLKLLEASNGKGESGLYYALRSNNSHNLIENYFNILHVQYKKSNIEQDDIGRLLASRNESEVPALHMGFDAGNIQSVEEFWEVLKKCHEKGMIEPSHIKNILIPTGSNELALLPLIVNGNNDDKIELFAKILNEARDSSYINDQEILEILLDKNEGDISGFEEIYLTGELPGFTSLINKLNLPQEMKSHLHTEMLKFVNNPE
- a CDS encoding F-box protein, which produces MIINRVPNEILFKIIQHLPIKELSSIELVSKKFKAIVDDDLIWKNLIKQNYLSKNKDQAKNIFMNNFSARKFEYVQSDEKGDIFFIRLNNLPENQLIEEAISDSKIAEFILDNEYFYNKILLSENSGCMLTKIAISNPISAKTILNNPIFYRKILENNIASKNLFDILIHQPEAALIIFKTKELHQKITNQNYLILKLKEIALTQKEVAILIFSNEELYSKFFINSYSINDLRKIALTYYEDISVVINNKEELCKLLEITYDKVLQEICNRYGRRSLELAYKRELLKELRGSRIGR